A region of the Drosophila ananassae strain 14024-0371.13 chromosome XL, ASM1763931v2, whole genome shotgun sequence genome:
tttcgtgtcaggattttgatgagGAAGTATGGGAAATCGattcacaaatcgtttaaggtattccgctttggaatcggataagaatcggctgagatatagccatggaTGTGGGCCATATTCGAAAATCCATCATTtggaaggggatcccctacaattttttgaaacattttgaaaaaatattttgtggcgggattttgatgcagaatgatgggaaatcgatccagaaatcgtttaaggtatacCTTTCGAGAATCGGTTAAGAATTgacgaagatatagccatgaaTCTGGGACATATAAGGAAATCCTCGATTTTGGAAGAGGATCCattagaaatttttgaaaaattttgaaaaaatattttctgtcaggattttgatgcagaatgatggggaatcgatatagaaatcgtttaaggtattccacttGAGAATCGGATACGAATTGGCGGAGTTATAGACACCGTTATAAGCTATATACGAAAATCGGGAGTCCCTTcagaaatttatgaaaaataggCACTACAATTTTTGTTCCAAGATTTAAATGGTAAATGATGGGGTATTAGACTAGAGTTTCTTTAAGGTAATCCTCCCAAGGACATGCCATAGAGCCCTctggacaaaaaaaatacacaaaaaggACGAGTATCCTTTCTCCCCCTTGACTCACCTCAGATTTCCAGCTGCAGCGCCCATGGCGGCGTTCGTGAAGAGGGTCACATAGGTGACATGCTTGAGGGTGTGCTCCCAGGGACGTGGCTCCAAGGAGGGCCTCCTTACAGTCTCCTGCTCCAAGCTGGGCTCCTCGTAGTAGAGACGCTTCCCGCTCAGCTGATGTCCTGGCCGGGGAGTGAGAAGGAAATCCCTGCCCGGCCCGCCGTCCACAATGGCCCAGCCCAAGGGCAGCTGTGGATGATCAGAGATGGGTCAGCCAGTGGTACAGATTAGTGGCTCTACTCCGGACTTACGATTCCCAAGAGAATTGTTAACAAAATCCGCATTATtcgcacacaaaaaaaaaaaaataaaaactgagaaaaaaaaaattgtaatctCGACGAGCGATGGCTTTTGGATGCGTTGCGCGCGCTTGGAAACGCGAATAACGTCTGGAGCTGGGCTTAGATAGCTTCAGTGGTGGCTCcggtggtggcggtggcttCTCTGGCTTACCAACCATTCCGCCATCCAAGTTGCTTTCGTTGGAGCAGCCAAGCGATGCGTCGCCATCGgcagtggaggaggaggaggtttatttctattttttttttttttttttttcaactttttgtACTTTTTGCGCAATCTGCAGTCGTCGTGTGTGCTTTGCTTTTtgcttgttatttttttttgtatttcttgttttttgcaTAGGAAACTCCACAACCAAGTGCTCCAAGAGTTgggagtcggagtcggagtcggagtcaTCGTTTATGCAACACTTTCAGTTGGAGGGCGACGCCACCGAATCTGATCTAGACTTGGAAAATGTTACTCTTTTTACGGGGAGAGTTTATGGGTTTTGAGCCTCTATACTGCTATATATCTGTCTCTAAACTTGTCTATATATTATAGAGTATTTGAAGTATAGTATGATCAAGAATACTCCATTTCTCTTTTTAAGATATCACCACTCTATACTTCCTAGTATTCCAACTCTTTCTAAACGTTCCTATAAACCTCCTCAAACTTATCCCTAATTTTTGGAACTCTAGAAGAGTATCTAAAActctattttaaaaacaaaaacccccAAAACCCCCTCCATAGATCTCTATATGCTTTTTGagttttgatttcattttggccATAATGCCTCCGTTTAGGCCCAAATGGTAGCAGTCTTAGCAGTCTACCTTAGATTTCCATTGAGATATATTTGGAGTTGGTGGTTCGGTTGGCTGGCGGCGGTTCTTCTCATTCGGATTTCGTTCCAAATGGCGATTTCACCTTGCCGGGGTCTAGGGTTCTCCGTCTCTTCCGGCCCAGATCGGATCAGATCTCTCTCGGATAGCATTGAACCTCGGCTAGTAGTCGATGGTCggatgggaatgggaatgggaatgggaatagGAAGAGTATAAAGTACCAGGTACTACCCCTTTCTTTCTCCTCCTCCAGGTGGACATGGTCAATTAGAGGTGGAAACCAGAGTCCCGTGAAAAGATCTCTAATTCTGGTACTTCAAGGGGGTTACTCGAAGGGGGtttctttgttgttggatttaATACTCGTAGGTTATTATTAGTTGGGTGTTATTAGTGTGAGAACTTCCCCAAAGCTGCTTCTCACATGATCTTGACACATGGAAATGACATTGTCTTGGAAGTGTTGGAAGTCTTGGCATCTAAAAGGTTACTGCTAGCTGGGGAATAATAATGGAAACTAAGTGGCCTTAAGGTCTtcttaagaaaataaataaaactaccGATTTGTCAATCGAAGTTGGATGGAGTTGGTTGGAAGCTAGTACTCCCAAAGAGCTCCAGAGTCATTAGTAAACGCAGTACACCAGAGTGGAGGTGCCGGTTCGTTCCACTCCATGAATCGCATAACAGAAGCAATGAAATGCGAATTGCAACGAAAGTGTCACCTAACTTGGAGCAATAATGCTTGCGAATTGGAGCGATTATCAAATGAGCGACTACCAGATACCTCTAGAGACACTAATCTTGCTTGGAAATAGTGATTTCTAGAAACCAAGATACCTCCAAATACCCTCTACCACTCtttgaaatacaaaattatCTAAATCATTTCCcttatttttgtgtttgcaGCCAACTTGCCCGGAACCACGGTGGCCCATCAACTGGTGGTGGCCATCCGGCAAAAGTGCCTACCCGAGGAGGTCGTCAACATCCTCAAGGAGATCCCCAGCAGCGGTTATAGCGGCGAGGAGATGTCCGATGGCAGTTTTAATGCTCTTAAGATCGATGTCTTTGTCCAGACACTACTTAACCTCGGATCCAAGTCATTCTCGCATAGCTTTGCCGCCATCTCCAAGTTTCATTCGGTGTTCAGGGCACTGGCCGAGACGGAGGAGGCACAGATCTGTATATTGCACAACATCTTCGAGCTGTGGTCCACCCACCAGCAGATGATGGTCGTCCTTATTGATAAGCTGCTCAAGCTCCAGATAGTCGACTGTTCGGCGGTGGCCACATGGATCTTCTCCAAGGAGATGACCGGCGAGTTTACCAAAATGTATCTCTGGGAGATCCTCCATCTGACCATCAAGAAGATGAACAAGCATGTGATTAAGCTGAGTGAGTTCTTGACAGTTCtatcttttgtattttttattcatatttcTCCATTTCAGATACGGAACTGAGTGAGGCCAAGGATAAGCTCTCGAAGGCGGACTCTTCGTCCAGCGATTCGGATGATGATACTCCGCACAAGAGGAAGAAGCCCATTACCCATGCCGACAAGCCCTCAGAAGAGGTGGGTCTTCCTCCTTACtttctttatgaaatttgaaacTAAGAGTCCAACTTTTTGTGTTCCAGGTGGTGGAGCGGATGGAGGAGAAACTGGAGGCAGCCAATGTCAACCAGAAGCGCCTCTTCCTCATCGTCTTCCAGCGCTTCATCATGATCCTATCCGAGCACTTGCTCCGCTCCGACACCGATGGCCGTGATCCGGACACTGACTGGTACCGCTGGACCATCGGACGCCTCCAGCAAGTCTTTTTAATGGTGAGTACTCTTCTCTAGAATCCTTTGGACTAACCCCCAACTAATCCCAACTAAAAACTCTCAACAGCACCATGAGCAAGTTCAGAAATATAGCAGCACTCTGGAGACGCTGCTCTTCACATCCGACCTGGACACCCACATTCTGGAGGTGTTCCAACAGTTTGTGGCCCTCCgtgcctaaaaaaaaaaaataaaaacaaaaaataaaaatggaattcAAAATTTAGTTATTAATCCTCTCGAGAAAACACCTCTCCTCCCTACCCCCCCACTACCATGTCTAaaacaataatatttaaaaaaataataataataataataccatttttttataatttttttttgtacaaaaaaaaaaaagcaatacagatttgtattttttttgacataaaaactaaaaaagaaaaaaataattaaagtgTAAAAGAGaggtttttttaaaaaaaaaaaaaaacaaaaaaatataatttataaagttcGCAAAAGGTCATTAAAGTACAAGGATAGTCGAATGAATTATTGGGCGGGTAACTTCATAGAGTATGtactatattatattttaaaataaaaacagatttgaaataaaataataataaaaaaaacaatattttttcatcTTAAAAGAGTGCCTACTTTTAGGCTgcaacttaaattaaattaaaagtacAAGTCATAATGCCCCCAAAGAAAACTTCAAAATATTCCTTCATGGAATCATCAGTTCTTTAATAATTCTTGGGATAGCGGATAACCTTGCGTGGACGAAAGTAATCGGGATCCACCACCCATGGGAAGCCGTGCAGTGCTATGATTCCATCAACTGGAGCCGGTAGTGGTGGCTCCTCTGGCTCCTCCTCAATCTTCTTCTCTGACTCCGCCTGgcgtgcctcctccagcttcATGCACTGCATCATGGCGTAGATTTCACGGTCCAGCTTACTGGTATCATTCCAATCGTCCATGGTTACCTTCTTGGGGGGATTGGGGTCTTCATACACCTCCGCCTCCATCTGCCTGACCCACTTCATCAGCTTCAGCTTGCCGGCATCCTCGCGAATCCGACGCTCCTGCCGCTCCTCCACCGTCTCCGGACGATAGGGATCGATGTCCGGTGTTGGGTCAGCGGTCTTCTTGATGATTTTAGCCTTCTTCGCGTAACGATACATTGCGATAGTTATTATTATGGTtttgagtttttaattttgtgatattattatattatttggAGAGGAAAGATTATAGACTTCTGGGAGGATGTGCTCCCAACAAAGTGCTGATGCCGAATGACCAGAAAAAGTGAAACATTTTGACACTAAACCGGTGTTGGAAGTTCAACTCCCAGGAGGTGTGGTGGGAATCTGATGAAGTAGGCTTCCCAACACTTATGAGGAGGGCAACCCTGAAACTATGAAGATAACTTCAAAAAAATACTGTTTTTAAAGTGTTAGCCAGCAAGTGTGGTGGAAATCCTAAAAAGTAGGCTTGTTTTCTAACACTTATGAGGAAGGCAACCctggaaagaaaagataaCCTCAAAAAGAGACTGTTGTTAAAAGAATAGCCAGAAGGTGTGGTGGGAATCCTATAAAGTAGGCTTGTTAGCCGTCAATTCCAACACTTATGGAGGTGGCAACTCTGGTATTATGAGATAACCTCAAAAAAATACTGTTATAAAAAGAATAGCCAGAAAGTGTGGTGAGAATCCTATAAAGTAGGCTTGTTAGCCAAAATACCCAACACTTATGAAGCTGGCAACCCTGAAACTATGAAGATAACCTCAAAAAagacttatttttaaaataatacccATTTTCTTGCTCAGATCTtggtaaatatatatttattcgagtgtatatataatatatattatataatatatatagatcTGCTTTGTATGCTttaaatatatgaaaatatatacagTTTCTCGTTCTCCAAGTGGCGGCTGCCGCttctttagttattttttttttttttcaaaatatttattccatttttcaGAATCAGAATTCAGGTTCGTGATCAGGTTTATGAAATTGCAATTATCGTGgaagatatacatatatattttttttgtagaaatAGAGTCCAGGTCCAGGGTTCCAGGTCGTCATCTTAGGAGTTAGTCAGCTCTCGACTCTCGAGGACATCCTTAAGAGGATGTACGGGGCTGGCTGGGCACATACTTCTCCGAGGGCTGGTACTGCCACTGGGCACAGATCGCCTCCTGTTCCGTCTGATTGTAGCCGGCTCTGGGTTGTTTAAAATCAATGGCATACTTTTTAAAATCAAGCTTTCTCGgtagatttatttataattattaattatgatttataaagtttaaaaaaaacataacaaCATGCAGAACAGCTATGGCAATCATCACACATGCAGGACTACGATCTAAGGACTATGGACTACTAATACTACACAGATGGAGGGATCGATCCCCGACAGAAATCGATCCATCCATTGGGGGTTAACAGTCTTGTGGCGTCTCACGGCTGCCGCTTCTCTAGCTCCAGCGATAGTCGTAACCCTGATAGCCCTGATATCCGTAGGATGCCGGCCCCGACCTCGGTCGCTCATACCGATAACCCTGCTCCGGCGGCAGTTCCCGGCTAACCGGTGCATGGAGGCTATCCCACAACAACCTGGGCCGCTGGACCACCTCCCGGAGTATATTGACAGCGGCTAGTCCGACACTGGCCAGCTTAACGCCCCACCGGCGGGCAGTCGTCTTGGCCGGTATCAGACCAGGAGCGGCGGCGGCCAGGGCACGACCCTGCGGATGGCTGGACAGGATTTTGGCTATCAGATTGTCGCTGTGCGGCGGTACATAGAGATCCGCCTGCCGGAACTCGGCCGGACAGTGATCGGTGCGATAGTAGAAGTCCTCGAACCTCTGATGGGCCGAGCAGGGGCTCCGCTCCTGGAAACAGGTCACCTGCACCACATTGTAGAAGATGGCGCCTAAAGTATTGGCCGTCTCCGTGTTGGCCGCCTGCAAGCATCTCCGGAATCGTGCATCACAGTCGCAGTGACTCCTCGTAAAGGTTCCCCTGTTGCACAATCCCCGCCGGCACTCGCCCACATTGAGGACATCCGGACACATGTCGTGCTCCCTGCAACATCGATCCTCCCTAGCATGGGCACCCAGGTCGTCATAACTGGTGGCTGCTGTTCCGGGACCACACCACTTTGTTCCCGGATAGATGAAGCCCAGACCGCCACGGAACTCATGCCCATACGATCCCTGACGACGGCAGACCTCCTCCAGTTCCATCACCGATTCCCGGGGCACCTGGCGGATGCGACGCGGATCCGATTGAAGCAACATGCGTTGGATGTCGCCACTGAAAGGAAATGGGTACCAGGTATGTAGTTATGGCCAGAAATTGTAATAAATCCACTTACCGATCCGTGTGCATTTTGCAGAAGGGATGCCGGGATGAGAGCTCCACCATTACGGTCATGGTCATGTCGGAGATTAGTACTGCCGATCCGGAACTGGTCGGTATCCGGAATCCGAGCCACAGAAGCAAGAGCACCATCAGCGGTTCCCTCATGGCGCCCAGCTGCTCGATATGGACATGAATATATATCAGATATTAGAGAGGTGTGGGCGGAAAGGAGGCGTGGTCAAGGGCTTGGATATGAGATGTGCTTGGGTGAGCTGACGGCGCGATAATgagatgtgcggcgcagtaaGATATGGTATGGTATGATATGTGGGCCATCATTAGCCTCAGTGCCGGCGATCGCCCGCAACAGATCGCATTTTGCATTTCTATGGACCGCTCTCTGGCTAGATGACCTCTGGCCACAAACAGAATCAAATATCCATAACTGAGTACAGTGGGACGAGTTCAAAGGGTGAGtgtttgaaataaaataaaatattatttttaaatcattatttattatattatattattaaatatctatctatctatctatcataatattagaaaaattaatctattttattttagattacattttaataatttatttttaaagaaaaagtctattatttgaatattttatgtaaaatttaagttcattaattaaattattaatttaaacccattttattgtatttttattaaaatatctttccctaaatcttaataatatccattaatttaaatttaaaaccaAACATATAACTTTGAAAAACtgataaataatttaaacaatgaatttaaaattaagttttaatgaaattttcattttcatataTCATATagtaatttattataatttattataattttgatcaatCAATACCACTGTAAAATCGGTGATCAAAACAAAAGGCACAACAAAACAAATGATTGCcgcaaaaccaaaaacaaaaaaccaaaaacaaagacaaaaaaaaaatgagaaaaaaaaaacaatttgcaaAATAAAAGGTGATGGGCTTATGATAAACGGTATTAAGGTGGAACCATCGCACCGGTGGAAGTGAGACAAAGACAGGTGAAGAATGGCAAAGAGAGCATAGCGGCGGCGGCGACCTAccccaccaaaaaaaaaaaaaacgcaaacaaaaaaatcaccCAGGAAGAGTTGAGGCCGCCGGATTTGTGGGTCAGTCGAAGGTGGAGGCGTTAGCTTGTTACCAATTCTTTCTGGCTCTTTCTGCTACTTCATTCTcctttgtttttggccaactggCCAAAAGGTGAAGGTCACCCGCGCGCCGTGCCGACAACTCTGTTAATTAGttaaaagaagaagaaaaatgaCGCACAGCTTGATTCTTCTCTCCAtgtctgtctgtgtgtgtgtgcgtgtgtgtgtactttttttttagagcCAGGCCAAGGAACAATTTTTACCCATCACGTTCCACCACTTGGGGTTGTAAAGCgggaaaataattaatgatGACACTTTGCAGTCCGCTTATTATAAGTATTATTTATGTTGTTTGCACAATTGCTCTTGTCATGTTTGGGGCATGTGGGAGGGGGATGTGCTGAGTGCTGTCAttgtcacacacacatacccgTTTATCCGCTCCCATTACGATGTAACTGGAGTGGGAGGGGGTACACAGGTAGAGCGTGGGAGAATGGGAGAACACATCAATAAAATCAACGTGTGTGCGAAGGAGTTAACAGGAGTTCATTTGTCATTTAAGAGGTGAGAGTGGAGCAGAGGGAGAAGACAGACACAAGGGCTTAGAGTAAATGGGGTAAAGGGGATTAGTTTACCCCCCAATGTTTACATTGTAATATTCTCACAGTTGTAACCAGAAAAAACGTTACAACTTACGCATTTTATGTTATTTACTGTTtgctaataaaatttttatgaagTGCATTTTACAGACTAGTGTTGGCTTTGCGGGAGCCAGTGTTAAAAGGCCTATTCCCCCCACCCAATGACTTGCAAATATTTGAGACGCCCCTGGCCTTGCTCTCTGTCATCGCATGAACTTGCCCGTCACTCAGCTGGCGAATTCATTTCAGTTTATTTATGGACTAGACTTGGTCTTATTAAACAATAGATACCGCCGCCGATCAATCCCAATTCGCATTAATAATTCGCCCCCCTTAGACAAGTGACAACAATTGGTAATCGATTACCCCCATCACGGTCCCCATTCTAATCAATTGGCAATCAAGCCCCAGCATCTTCTTGTTTTTCGATTAAAATGCCATATTTTGGATAATCTGGCCGGCAATCTACCGTTCGCATAATTTTCAATGtcaatgtttttgtttttattttttttgtttttatttttattttttttgctttttaataAGCCATGGCG
Encoded here:
- the LOC6503543 gene encoding uncharacterized protein LOC6503543 isoform X1, whose amino-acid sequence is MREPLMVLLLLWLGFRIPTSSGSAVLISDMTMTVMVELSSRHPFCKMHTDRGDIQRMLLQSDPRRIRQVPRESVMELEEVCRRQGSYGHEFRGGLGFIYPGTKWCGPGTAATSYDDLGAHAREDRCCREHDMCPDVLNVGECRRGLCNRGTFTRSHCDCDARFRRCLQAANTETANTLGAIFYNVVQVTCFQERSPCSAHQRFEDFYYRTDHCPAEFRQADLYVPPHSDNLIAKILSSHPQGRALAAAAPGLIPAKTTARRWGVKLASVGLAAVNILREVVQRPRLLWDSLHAPVSRELPPEQGYRYERPRSGPASYGYQGYQGYDYRWS
- the LOC6503543 gene encoding acidic phospholipase A2 PA4 isoform X2, with the protein product MREPLMVLLLLWLGFRIPTSSGSAVLISDMTMTVMVELSSRHPFCKMHTDRGDIQRMLLQSDPRRIRQVPRESVMELEEVCRRQGSYGHEFRGGLGFIYPGTKWCGPGTAATSYDDLGAHAREDRCCREHDMCPDVLNVGECRRGLCNRGTFTRSHCDCDARFRRCLQAANTETANTLGAIFYNVVQVTCFQERSPCSAHQRAGYNQTEQEAICAQWQYQPSEKYVPSQPRTSS